Proteins encoded by one window of Deltaproteobacteria bacterium:
- a CDS encoding hydantoinase B/oxoprolinase family protein — protein sequence MSLEPGAPPSELSAEEQQLLRAFIDTHKLFYGPDPEIMREHRLAPRTAAEDAILRHRPDPHRLQQVRGRLDAALSESFTMVEQMGAAPGAKWGDLVTAVFTAAGDLAMIGPRGIVGFAGVCHYPLKFVKQYWSDEPTVGVRDGDGFIHNDSRYGGVHNTDQSLIMPVFADGELIGWVSSTIHEGENGACEPGGMPAKAESKWDEGLKMPPFKIVEHYRIKRDLLTFLQNSVRDPKLQYEDLKVKLHACIRLIDRLHAICAEFGREYLIATLRQTLEDTEAEVRRRIAAMPDGTVRAVSWLDSTLRENALIKISVTLTVRGEQITADFRGTAPQFTNRSINAVIAPAKIALLTTLLQNIWPDLPHNQAVIAPVDFVSDSNSLIDASVEAPNAMSLLPLFRLITLFSLALAKFCYSVPKRYTNIIASQYNQPATFVYGGLTQHFEVTGNFCADINGNGQGARENRDGEHALSPLFGYMCDTGEQELNEEELPMVRLIAQQLARDRVGWGKYRGGLGYEQMVAVRGSAMWGFMTAQSGSWFCSAPPLFGGYGCPAYPVAKVKGVNVFDYLAQHGTAFPFDIVRLMNERPIPGGQYLSQDAGMAFELAREGEIYMTCQGAGAGYGDVLEREPALVMKDLSEELISHESARAIYCVVYDQETLVVDEDATCAARAAERMARRRRGQPYAEFVKQWATAEPPMEIPYYGSWDDDTVVYAGQGALRQRMPAGNITEVFMPDPKDLRIAELEAQLGELQSRTGAAR from the coding sequence ATGAGCCTGGAACCGGGCGCGCCGCCCAGCGAGTTGAGTGCGGAAGAGCAGCAACTGCTGCGCGCGTTTATCGATACGCACAAACTGTTCTACGGCCCCGACCCGGAGATCATGCGCGAGCATCGCCTCGCGCCGCGCACCGCCGCCGAAGACGCGATTCTGCGGCACCGTCCCGATCCGCACCGTTTGCAGCAGGTGCGCGGCCGCCTCGACGCCGCGCTCTCTGAGAGCTTCACCATGGTCGAGCAGATGGGCGCGGCCCCCGGCGCCAAGTGGGGCGATCTGGTCACCGCGGTCTTCACCGCCGCCGGCGACTTGGCCATGATCGGCCCGCGCGGCATCGTCGGCTTCGCCGGCGTCTGTCACTATCCGCTCAAGTTCGTCAAGCAGTATTGGAGCGACGAGCCGACGGTGGGCGTACGCGACGGCGACGGCTTCATTCACAACGATTCCCGTTACGGCGGTGTCCACAACACCGATCAGAGCCTGATCATGCCCGTATTCGCCGATGGCGAGCTGATCGGCTGGGTGTCGTCCACGATTCACGAGGGAGAAAACGGCGCCTGCGAGCCCGGCGGTATGCCGGCGAAAGCGGAAAGCAAGTGGGACGAAGGGCTCAAGATGCCGCCCTTCAAGATCGTCGAGCACTACCGCATCAAGCGTGACCTGCTCACCTTCCTGCAGAACTCGGTGCGCGATCCCAAGCTGCAGTACGAGGACCTCAAGGTCAAACTGCATGCCTGCATTCGGCTGATCGATCGGCTGCACGCCATCTGCGCCGAATTCGGCCGGGAGTATCTCATCGCCACGTTGCGCCAGACGTTAGAGGACACCGAGGCGGAAGTTCGCCGCCGCATCGCGGCGATGCCCGACGGCACCGTACGCGCGGTCAGCTGGCTGGATTCCACGCTGCGCGAGAACGCCCTCATCAAGATCAGCGTCACTCTCACCGTCAGAGGTGAGCAGATCACTGCTGACTTCCGCGGCACGGCGCCGCAGTTTACCAACCGCTCCATCAACGCCGTCATCGCGCCGGCGAAGATCGCACTGCTGACCACGCTGCTACAGAACATCTGGCCGGACCTGCCGCACAATCAGGCGGTGATCGCGCCGGTCGATTTCGTCAGTGATTCAAACTCGCTGATCGATGCCTCGGTCGAGGCCCCCAACGCGATGAGTCTGCTGCCGCTATTCCGCCTGATCACGCTTTTCAGCCTGGCGTTGGCGAAGTTCTGCTACAGCGTGCCGAAGCGCTACACCAACATCATTGCCTCGCAGTACAACCAGCCGGCCACCTTCGTTTACGGCGGCCTGACGCAGCACTTCGAGGTCACCGGCAACTTCTGCGCCGACATCAACGGCAACGGCCAAGGGGCACGCGAGAACCGCGACGGTGAGCACGCGCTCTCGCCGCTGTTCGGCTACATGTGCGACACCGGCGAGCAGGAGCTGAACGAGGAAGAGCTGCCGATGGTGCGGCTGATCGCCCAGCAGCTGGCGCGCGACCGCGTCGGCTGGGGCAAGTACCGCGGCGGCCTCGGCTACGAGCAGATGGTGGCAGTGCGCGGCAGCGCGATGTGGGGCTTCATGACCGCCCAGTCGGGGTCGTGGTTCTGCTCCGCCCCGCCGCTGTTCGGCGGCTACGGTTGCCCGGCTTATCCGGTCGCCAAGGTCAAGGGCGTCAACGTCTTCGACTACCTCGCGCAACACGGCACCGCCTTTCCTTTCGACATCGTGCGGCTGATGAACGAACGGCCGATTCCCGGCGGGCAGTACCTCAGCCAGGATGCGGGCATGGCGTTCGAGCTGGCGCGCGAGGGTGAGATCTACATGACCTGTCAGGGCGCCGGCGCCGGCTATGGTGACGTGCTGGAGCGGGAGCCGGCACTGGTGATGAAGGATCTGAGCGAGGAACTGATCTCACACGAGTCGGCGCGGGCGATCTACTGCGTGGTGTACGACCAGGAGACGCTGGTGGTGGACGAGGACGCCACCTGCGCTGCGCGCGCGGCCGAGCGCATGGCGCGGCGGCGGCGCGGCCAGCCGTACGCCGAGTTCGTCAAGCAGTGGGCGACCGCAGAACCGCCCATGGAGATCCCGTACTATGGATCGTGGGATGACGACACCGTGGTGTATGCTGGCCAGGGCGCGCTGCGCCAGCGCATGCCGGCGGGCAACATCACCGAGGTGTTCATGCCGGACCCCAAGGATCTGCGCATTGCCGAGTTGGAGGCTCAACTCGGGGAGCTGCAGTCGCGCACCGGCGCGGCACGTTGA
- a CDS encoding glycosyltransferase family 4 protein, producing the protein MLSVLHVDPERRWGGGQVHLRELCRKLREFGVSQAVACHPGAPLHLALAADGLVTLPVPIRNAFDGRGLWRLRQALRGGLFQVVHFHTAHAHALSPWLPRQRRAFVVTRHMETPPRSALLFNHAVDGVIAICEAVRGALLGVGVAASKVRVIYLGIDLAPPAAGAAARQAQRRAWGVSADEIVVLTAAVLERRKGHRFLIEAISRLPPLPGPPARFVFCGSGSQQPALAAQVRAAGLADRVLLAGFAGNMPEVLAAADLFVLPSLAEGLPVVLMEAMAAKLPVIATAVSGTPEIVADGVNGRLVPPADPAALARVLTELLADPGRRLAIGQRGRARVEQHFSSERMAREFLAYYEGLRAHLNERRLDVRAR; encoded by the coding sequence ATGCTGTCCGTTCTGCATGTGGATCCGGAGCGGCGCTGGGGCGGCGGGCAAGTGCACCTGCGCGAGTTGTGCCGCAAGCTGCGCGAGTTCGGCGTGTCACAAGCGGTTGCCTGCCATCCCGGCGCACCGTTGCATTTGGCGCTCGCGGCCGATGGGTTGGTGACGTTGCCGGTGCCGATTCGCAACGCCTTCGACGGGCGCGGCCTGTGGCGGCTGCGCCAGGCGCTGCGCGGCGGGTTGTTCCAGGTGGTGCACTTTCACACCGCGCACGCGCACGCCCTCAGCCCGTGGCTGCCGCGACAGCGGCGGGCGTTCGTGGTCACCCGTCACATGGAGACACCGCCGCGCAGCGCGCTGCTGTTCAATCACGCCGTCGATGGCGTGATCGCCATCTGCGAAGCGGTGCGCGGTGCGCTGCTGGGCGTGGGCGTCGCCGCCAGCAAAGTGCGGGTGATCTATCTCGGTATCGACCTGGCGCCACCGGCGGCAGGGGCGGCGGCGCGCCAGGCGCAGCGCCGGGCCTGGGGTGTTAGCGCTGACGAGATCGTGGTCCTGACCGCGGCGGTCTTGGAGCGCCGCAAGGGGCACCGCTTTCTGATCGAAGCGATCAGCCGACTGCCGCCGCTGCCCGGGCCCCCGGCACGCTTCGTCTTCTGCGGCAGCGGCTCGCAACAGCCGGCGCTGGCGGCGCAGGTGCGTGCCGCCGGGCTGGCCGATCGCGTTCTACTTGCCGGGTTTGCCGGTAACATGCCGGAGGTGTTGGCTGCCGCCGACCTCTTCGTCTTGCCGTCATTGGCCGAGGGCCTGCCGGTGGTGCTGATGGAGGCGATGGCCGCCAAGCTGCCGGTAATCGCGACCGCGGTGTCGGGCACGCCGGAAATCGTTGCCGACGGGGTGAACGGCCGGCTGGTGCCGCCGGCGGATCCGGCGGCGCTGGCGCGGGTGCTGACTGAGCTACTCGCCGACCCGGGCCGGCGGCTGGCCATCGGCCAACGTGGCCGCGCGCGCGTCGAGCAGCATTTTAGCAGCGAACGCATGGCGCGGGAGTTTCTGGCATACTATGAAGGCCTGCGCGCGCACCTGAATGAGCGACGCTTGGACGTGAGAGCAAGATGA
- a CDS encoding histidine phosphatase family protein — protein sequence MSLRQRSGDGAGRLIWVRHGESEGNRDRRFTHSTEVPLTDNGRAQARNAAERIHAQFAPIRVVASPYARARETGEIIAAELALPLSIDPEVREQHMGQLMGQPYDVALQDPAFNPQRRWEWRPPGGEALTDVQRRVVPALLRLASVYPAQDVVVVAHAGVLMAIEAHITGCWEQVLATANAGIIVVEHHGGVFSTRPLIE from the coding sequence ATGAGCCTGAGGCAGCGCAGCGGCGATGGCGCCGGCCGGCTGATTTGGGTGCGCCACGGTGAGAGCGAGGGCAATCGCGACCGCCGCTTTACGCACTCGACTGAGGTGCCGCTGACCGACAATGGGCGGGCGCAGGCGCGCAACGCCGCTGAGCGCATTCACGCGCAGTTCGCCCCGATCCGCGTCGTCGCCAGCCCCTATGCCCGTGCCCGCGAGACCGGCGAGATCATTGCCGCCGAGCTCGCCCTGCCACTGTCGATCGACCCCGAAGTGCGCGAGCAGCACATGGGACAACTGATGGGCCAGCCCTACGACGTCGCGCTGCAGGACCCGGCATTCAACCCGCAGCGGCGCTGGGAATGGCGGCCGCCGGGCGGAGAGGCGCTCACCGACGTGCAGCGCCGGGTCGTGCCGGCCCTGCTGCGCCTGGCCAGCGTTTACCCCGCGCAAGATGTCGTGGTCGTGGCTCACGCCGGCGTCCTCATGGCGATAGAAGCCCACATCACCGGGTGTTGGGAACAAGTGTTGGCAACCGCCAACGCCGGCATTATCGTGGTCGAGCACCACGGCGGCGTGTTCAGCACACGCCCGTTGATCGAGTAG
- the fabD gene encoding ACP S-malonyltransferase encodes MGLAGVAFIFPGQGSQAVGMAADLHEHFAEVRELFATADDVLGFQLSRIVLEGPEAELRRTANTQPAIVLASIAAYRVLGLEPAVVAGHSLGEYAAAVAAGALDFRDAIALVHRRGRYMQEAVPEGQGAMFALLGAELPAVERALASVGEGVVDIANLNAPGQIVIAGDRAAVRAAAAAAGAKAIELPVSAPFHCRLMQPAAARLLPDLCAVTFRDLRVPLYNNVDARKICSGADARDGLARQVSRTVRWHELMTRMIAAEGIHAVVEVGPGNVLTGLARRIDRNLKRFNVHDRASAAAARAALTGGAGASG; translated from the coding sequence ATGGGTCTGGCAGGCGTTGCGTTCATTTTCCCCGGACAAGGTTCGCAAGCGGTCGGCATGGCCGCTGACCTCCACGAACATTTCGCCGAAGTGCGCGAGTTGTTCGCCACCGCCGATGACGTGCTCGGCTTCCAGCTCTCACGCATCGTACTGGAGGGGCCGGAGGCGGAACTGCGCCGCACCGCCAACACGCAGCCGGCTATTGTGTTGGCCAGCATCGCGGCCTATCGCGTGCTCGGTCTCGAACCGGCCGTCGTCGCCGGACACAGCTTGGGTGAATACGCCGCCGCGGTCGCGGCCGGGGCCCTCGATTTCCGCGATGCCATCGCGCTGGTACACCGGCGCGGCCGCTACATGCAGGAGGCCGTGCCGGAAGGACAGGGGGCGATGTTCGCGCTCCTGGGGGCGGAGTTGCCAGCCGTTGAGCGCGCCCTGGCGAGTGTCGGCGAAGGGGTCGTCGACATCGCCAACCTCAACGCTCCGGGCCAGATCGTCATCGCCGGCGACCGCGCGGCGGTGCGCGCGGCGGCGGCCGCGGCCGGCGCCAAGGCCATCGAATTGCCCGTCAGCGCCCCGTTTCATTGCCGGCTGATGCAGCCCGCCGCCGCACGGCTGTTGCCCGACCTGTGCGCCGTCACTTTCCGTGACTTGCGGGTGCCGCTCTACAACAACGTCGACGCGCGCAAGATCTGCTCCGGCGCCGACGCCCGCGACGGGCTGGCCCGGCAGGTCAGCCGCACTGTCCGCTGGCACGAGCTGATGACTCGCATGATTGCCGCCGAGGGCATCCACGCGGTCGTCGAAGTCGGCCCCGGCAACGTGCTCACCGGCCTTGCCCGCCGCATCGACCGCAACCTCAAGCGCTTCAACGTACATGACCGAGCCTCGGCGGCGGCCGCCCGGGCGGCATTGACCGGTGGGGCCGGCGCCAGCGGCTGA
- the glgA gene encoding glycogen synthase GlgA, producing the protein MKVLMAASEAVPLAKTGGLADVAGALPGVLQAAGADVTVVLPAYRAINRERFGLQPAGWSITVPVGNREVSVEILTTKLAGAVPVYLPCADAYFDRDGLYGTAAGDFLDNAERFAFFARAVLAIAAHLGAPAVLHCHDWQTALAPAFLRADAARYPTLAATKTVLTIHNLAYQGLFWNADWHLLILDRRYYNPEQLEFYGKINYLKAGMVFADALTTVSRKYAEEIQTEEFGHGLAGVLRARRRALTGILNGVDYREWSPEHDPHIAARYSANDLAGKAACKADLQRLFGLPVEPKRPLLGIVSRLAAQKGFDLLAEALPVLLRRKLQLVVLGSGDAQYQDLLAALGRRFAKQVGVRIAFDNTIAHQIEAGADMFLMPSRYEPCGLNQIYSLRYGTIPVVRATGGLDDTISEFEPAAGTGTGFKFSDYSVPALLDCLGRALSCYRRPAQWRILMQNAMAADFSWARSAQQYLQLYRGLLGR; encoded by the coding sequence ATGAAGGTTCTGATGGCGGCCTCCGAGGCCGTACCGCTGGCCAAGACCGGGGGCTTGGCTGATGTCGCCGGCGCCCTGCCCGGCGTCTTGCAAGCCGCCGGTGCCGACGTCACCGTGGTCCTACCCGCCTATCGCGCGATCAACCGCGAGCGCTTCGGGCTGCAACCGGCGGGCTGGTCGATCACCGTGCCGGTGGGCAACCGCGAAGTCAGCGTCGAGATCCTCACCACCAAACTGGCCGGCGCCGTGCCGGTGTATCTGCCTTGCGCCGATGCCTATTTCGATCGCGACGGCCTCTACGGCACCGCCGCGGGCGACTTCCTCGACAACGCCGAACGCTTCGCCTTCTTCGCTCGCGCCGTCTTGGCGATTGCCGCACACCTGGGCGCACCCGCGGTGTTGCACTGTCACGACTGGCAGACCGCGCTCGCCCCGGCCTTCCTGCGGGCAGACGCCGCCCGCTATCCCACGCTGGCCGCCACCAAGACCGTCCTCACCATCCACAACCTCGCCTACCAAGGCCTGTTCTGGAACGCCGACTGGCACTTGCTCATTCTCGACCGGCGTTACTACAATCCTGAGCAACTCGAGTTCTATGGCAAGATCAATTACCTCAAGGCCGGCATGGTGTTCGCCGATGCCCTCACCACCGTCTCCCGCAAGTATGCCGAGGAGATCCAGACCGAAGAATTCGGCCACGGACTCGCTGGCGTGCTGCGCGCGCGCCGCCGGGCGCTGACCGGGATCCTCAATGGGGTTGACTACCGCGAGTGGAGTCCCGAGCACGACCCGCATATCGCCGCCCGCTACAGCGCCAATGACCTCGCCGGCAAGGCCGCCTGCAAAGCCGACCTGCAGCGGCTGTTCGGCCTGCCGGTTGAACCCAAGCGACCGCTGCTCGGCATCGTCTCGCGGCTGGCGGCACAGAAGGGCTTCGACCTGCTTGCCGAGGCCCTGCCCGTGCTACTGCGGCGCAAGCTCCAACTGGTGGTGCTGGGCAGCGGCGACGCCCAGTACCAGGACCTGCTTGCTGCTCTCGGCCGGCGCTTCGCCAAGCAGGTGGGCGTGCGGATCGCCTTTGACAACACCATCGCCCACCAGATCGAAGCCGGGGCCGACATGTTCCTGATGCCGTCGCGCTACGAGCCTTGCGGGCTCAACCAGATCTACAGCCTGCGCTACGGCACCATCCCGGTGGTACGGGCCACCGGCGGGCTCGACGACACCATCAGTGAGTTCGAACCGGCGGCCGGCACCGGCACCGGCTTCAAGTTCAGCGACTACAGCGTGCCGGCCTTGCTCGACTGCCTCGGCCGCGCGCTGAGCTGCTACCGCCGGCCGGCGCAATGGCGAATACTGATGCAGAACGCGATGGCGGCAGACTTTTCGTGGGCGCGCAGCGCCCAGCAGTACCTCCAACTCTACCGCGGGTTGCTCGGCCGATGA
- the truB gene encoding tRNA pseudouridine(55) synthase TruB, with product MDGILLVDKPEGLTSAAVVRIAKRSLRVKVGHLGTLDPFATGLLPLCLGEGTKIAQFLVVADKVYDGFIRLGSETDSGDRTGRVVRTAEVPVFEPAALEVLAQRFTGEQLQTPPMFSAIKQGGVPLYELARAGTEVERAPRPVVIHRLQLRLVAPDLLALAVHCSKGTYIRVLAQDLGVALGSAAHLEALRRTAFGAFSLGDAVSLADLEAGRVDKLIGLRAALRHLREFSIDVGQAHRARSGQAAALRDLPAAAAVETAKLIGPGGELIAVVSGAAAAPWRFERVFAHQQV from the coding sequence ATCGACGGTATCTTGCTCGTCGATAAGCCCGAGGGGCTGACCTCGGCTGCCGTCGTTCGCATCGCCAAGCGCAGTTTGCGGGTTAAGGTGGGGCACCTCGGCACGCTCGACCCGTTTGCCACCGGCCTGTTGCCGCTGTGCCTCGGTGAAGGTACCAAGATCGCCCAATTCCTGGTCGTTGCCGACAAGGTTTACGACGGCTTTATCCGGCTCGGCAGCGAGACCGATAGCGGGGACCGTACCGGCCGGGTGGTACGCACGGCAGAGGTGCCCGTCTTCGAGCCGGCGGCACTCGAGGTGCTGGCGCAACGCTTCACCGGCGAGCAACTGCAGACCCCGCCGATGTTCTCCGCGATCAAGCAGGGCGGGGTTCCGCTCTACGAACTCGCCCGCGCGGGCACCGAGGTTGAACGCGCGCCCCGCCCGGTGGTGATCCATCGTCTGCAATTGCGGCTGGTGGCGCCCGACCTTCTCGCGCTCGCGGTCCACTGCTCGAAGGGGACCTACATTCGCGTCTTAGCGCAGGACCTCGGCGTGGCACTGGGCTCGGCCGCTCACCTCGAAGCGCTGCGGCGTACGGCCTTCGGCGCCTTCAGCCTCGGCGATGCCGTCTCGCTCGCCGACCTCGAAGCCGGGCGGGTAGACAAGCTGATCGGCCTGCGCGCCGCCCTGCGGCACTTGCGCGAGTTCAGCATCGATGTCGGGCAAGCCCACCGCGCGCGTAGCGGCCAGGCGGCGGCGCTGCGCGACCTGCCGGCGGCCGCGGCGGTGGAAACGGCCAAGCTGATTGGCCCCGGCGGAGAACTGATCGCGGTGGTGTCAGGGGCGGCGGCCGCCCCGTGGCGCTTTGAACGGGTGTTTGCGCACCAACAAGTCTGA
- a CDS encoding YicC family protein: protein MRSMTGFGQATVEGDGRRITVEVRSVNQRFLDVKLNMPREYAPWEKDLRALVQAAVGRGKVDVAINRSGNSTVEVRVEINQTLVRAYIDGLRQLQAELGLGGQIDLALLLSRPEVLRVVERRGDPALEIAAVRRGLEEALHRFNAERAREGRALARDLRQRLKHLRQIATRMRARAQRLGPLLARRLRHRLAELLEGTPVSEERLLQEVAIMVERADVTEELVRLDSHMQAMATAIAGSEAAGRQLDFLLQELHREINTIASKSADLDMTNLSLAARAETEKVREQVQNVE from the coding sequence ATGCGCAGTATGACAGGGTTCGGACAGGCAACCGTGGAAGGTGACGGCCGCCGCATCACCGTCGAAGTGCGCTCCGTCAATCAGCGCTTTCTCGACGTCAAGCTGAACATGCCGCGGGAATACGCGCCGTGGGAGAAGGATCTGCGCGCGTTGGTTCAGGCGGCGGTTGGCCGCGGCAAAGTGGACGTGGCGATCAACCGCAGCGGTAACTCCACCGTCGAGGTCCGCGTCGAAATCAATCAGACCCTGGTCCGCGCTTACATCGACGGCCTGAGGCAACTGCAAGCGGAATTGGGTCTCGGCGGGCAGATCGATCTGGCGTTGCTGCTGAGCCGGCCGGAGGTGCTGCGGGTGGTCGAACGCCGGGGTGACCCGGCGCTCGAGATCGCGGCGGTACGCCGCGGACTCGAAGAGGCGTTGCACCGCTTCAACGCCGAACGCGCTCGCGAGGGCCGCGCGCTTGCGCGTGATCTGCGTCAGCGCCTCAAACACCTGCGCCAGATCGCCACCCGCATGCGCGCGCGCGCTCAGCGCCTGGGCCCGCTGTTGGCGCGCCGATTACGCCACCGCCTGGCGGAGCTACTCGAAGGCACCCCGGTCTCCGAAGAGCGGCTCCTGCAGGAGGTGGCGATCATGGTTGAGCGCGCCGACGTCACCGAGGAGCTGGTTCGCCTCGACAGCCACATGCAGGCGATGGCCACCGCCATCGCCGGGTCTGAGGCGGCCGGCCGGCAGCTCGACTTCCTGTTGCAGGAGCTTCACCGCGAGATCAACACCATCGCCTCCAAGAGCGCCGACTTGGATATGACCAACCTCAGCCTGGCTGCCCGCGCCGAAACCGAGAAGGTGCGCGAGCAGGTGCAGAACGTGGAGTAG
- the rfaE1 gene encoding D-glycero-beta-D-manno-heptose-7-phosphate kinase, which translates to MIGADHVARWLRSFAKVRVLVLGDLILDQFIWGRVERISPEAPVPVVQVTDECFRLGGAANVVHNVRVLGGQAAVLGVVGADAAGRRLLQLLRAIGAKVDGAVTSRGVGTTRKTRIVAHQQQVVRLDRDQPSQRTAAAAARLARALPRQVAAADVVVVSDYGKGVVTPALLAQLAALRQRRGFVLVIDPKKQNYAHYRGATLLTPNTAEASQAAGVEITDAASLQRAGALLLERWQAEAILITRGEHGMALFQRGGPARHFPTVARHVFDVTGAGDTVVATAALALGAGAALEEAAVLANHAAGIVVGEVGTATVSLAALRAALRRGAA; encoded by the coding sequence ATGATCGGCGCCGACCATGTCGCCCGCTGGCTGCGGAGCTTTGCGAAAGTTCGCGTGCTAGTGCTCGGTGATCTCATCCTCGACCAGTTCATCTGGGGCCGGGTTGAGCGCATCTCGCCCGAGGCGCCGGTGCCGGTAGTGCAGGTTACCGATGAGTGTTTTCGGCTCGGCGGGGCCGCCAACGTGGTGCACAATGTGCGCGTGCTCGGCGGGCAAGCGGCCGTCCTGGGGGTGGTGGGAGCGGACGCTGCCGGGCGCCGGCTGTTGCAGCTGTTGCGCGCGATCGGCGCGAAGGTTGACGGCGCGGTGACGAGCCGGGGCGTGGGCACGACGCGCAAGACGCGCATCGTGGCGCACCAACAGCAGGTGGTGCGCCTCGATCGCGACCAGCCGTCGCAGCGCACGGCGGCCGCCGCGGCGCGCTTGGCGCGCGCGTTGCCGCGGCAGGTGGCCGCTGCCGATGTGGTGGTGGTCTCCGACTACGGCAAGGGTGTGGTCACCCCGGCGCTGCTGGCGCAACTGGCGGCGCTGCGCCAGCGCCGCGGCTTTGTGCTGGTCATCGATCCCAAGAAACAGAACTACGCCCACTACCGCGGGGCCACGCTGCTGACCCCGAACACCGCCGAGGCCAGCCAGGCCGCCGGTGTCGAGATCACGGACGCGGCGAGCTTGCAGCGTGCCGGCGCGCTGCTGCTCGAACGCTGGCAGGCCGAGGCCATCTTGATCACTCGGGGTGAGCACGGGATGGCGCTGTTCCAGCGCGGCGGCCCGGCTCGTCACTTCCCCACCGTCGCCCGTCACGTCTTCGACGTCACCGGTGCCGGTGATACGGTGGTGGCAACCGCGGCCCTGGCCTTGGGCGCGGGCGCGGCGCTGGAAGAGGCGGCGGTGCTGGCCAATCACGCCGCCGGCATCGTCGTCGGCGAGGTCGGCACTGCCACCGTGTCGCTCGCCGCATTGCGCGCCGCGTTGCGCCGGGGTGCAGCGTGA
- a CDS encoding SDR family NAD(P)-dependent oxidoreductase translates to MSKLCEGRVAIVTGAGRGIGREHALMLAAHGARVIVNDLGGARDGTGASLGPASEVVDEIKAAGGEAAANGDDISDWAGAESMIRQAITSFGRLDVLVNNAGILRDRMLVNMTEAEWDAVIKVHLKGTFAPAHFAAAYWRDQAKAGKPVDARIINTTSVSGIYGNPGQTNYGAAKAGIAAFTVIAARELRRYGITVNAVAPGALTRMTEDLAMGRGDEAAKAALHPRWIAPIVTWLASAESATVTGKVFEATGTLLGIAEGWHRGPVAKPVEDPTTLGPIVADLVRQARKNAGMDGQELD, encoded by the coding sequence ATGAGCAAGCTATGCGAAGGGCGAGTCGCCATCGTCACCGGCGCCGGGCGCGGTATCGGCCGCGAGCACGCACTGATGCTGGCCGCGCACGGTGCGCGGGTGATCGTCAACGACCTGGGTGGGGCCCGCGACGGCACCGGCGCCTCGCTGGGGCCGGCCAGCGAGGTGGTAGACGAAATCAAGGCTGCCGGCGGCGAGGCCGCCGCTAACGGCGATGACATCAGCGATTGGGCCGGGGCCGAAAGCATGATCCGGCAAGCCATCACTAGCTTCGGCCGCCTGGACGTGCTGGTGAACAACGCCGGCATCCTACGCGACCGCATGCTCGTCAACATGACCGAAGCCGAGTGGGATGCTGTCATCAAGGTGCATCTGAAGGGCACCTTTGCCCCCGCCCACTTCGCCGCCGCCTACTGGCGCGATCAGGCTAAAGCCGGCAAGCCAGTGGACGCCCGCATCATCAACACTACCTCGGTATCCGGCATCTACGGCAACCCCGGCCAGACCAACTACGGCGCGGCCAAGGCCGGCATTGCCGCCTTCACCGTCATCGCCGCCCGTGAACTGCGCCGCTATGGCATCACCGTCAACGCCGTCGCTCCCGGGGCGCTGACGCGGATGACGGAAGATCTCGCCATGGGACGCGGCGACGAGGCGGCCAAGGCCGCGCTCCACCCGCGCTGGATCGCACCGATAGTGACTTGGCTTGCCAGCGCCGAATCGGCCACCGTCACCGGCAAGGTCTTCGAGGCTACCGGCACCCTGCTGGGCATCGCCGAGGGCTGGCACCGCGGCCCGGTCGCCAAACCGGTGGAGGACCCGACGACGCTGGGGCCGATCGTGGCCGATTTGGTGCGGCAAGCGCGCAAGAACGCCGGCATGGACGGGCAAGAGCTCGACTAG